Genomic segment of Oryzias melastigma strain HK-1 linkage group LG21, ASM292280v2, whole genome shotgun sequence:
CTCTGCTCAACTACACCATTGACATGGAGCTCAGCTTCCCCAACTGCAGCCGGCAAGAACTGAACCAAATCTGCAAGGAGGTGCTCCCACGCTTCATCACGTTTTCTCAATTTACAGTCGGAATTTATTGTAATTCTGATCGGCTGTTCGGAGTAATACTCTGCAAAAGTGGGAAGGTTTCTAaacaaatctgtcatttttgtgttcACACCAAAATCATTCAACGGTTCAAATTCACATCCACTGCCTCTTTAGACATTTGTCCTAAAACATGTTCTCAGAGAAGATATCGTTAAGTTTGTGTAATCGCTAAAAACAGgaactgtatatctcatttaaagaaaacacgGATGACGAGAGATcaggttaatttattttgaaaatttctaGAAAAGTATGTTTGGGCTCATAAGATCATTCggtctttttttattggaagtatCTCCTTCAGCTGTACTTTTGTCTCTTAGTTTGAcgtttgagggaaaaaaaacaaagaaaacaaagataatattgtcttgatgcaaataagaaaaacatcatagaTTAGATTCCcttccatgttggttttgatGCGTCTTCTTCTGCATCGATACACACACCTGCagtgccctctggtggttgcTAGCAGGAAGCAACCGCTAAAGAGCAGCCatttgttagtgggaaaatgacaaatatgTGACCCTATAAATCACttaaaatttgaccaaaatatgcacaaaaaaaaaaaatatatatatattttttttttgtttgttttgtttgtttctaaagttgattttccccctttttttgttaaatcccACCAGTTTTATGCAGCTTTGCACCCCTACTGCAGCCCCCACCTTGGTCAAAGCTCTATTCAGCTGTATCGAGAGGCCTACGAGTCTATTCCATACCCCGATAAGGAATGGTGAGTCAAAGAACAGTTTCCTCCAATGATTTTTTGAGAAATGTgcagaatcagttttttttttttttattgctaataaAATTACTCAATAAACACTTGAATCTGTTGTAATACATCCATTTCAGGCAGGAGTGTGTGTGGGACAGAAAGCACATGCCTCTGTCCAACTTCATGGGCTTGGTGGAGTCTTTCTCCAGTTATCAGGCCCTGCTGAAGGACGACCCCAAGAGGGCGTCCAGCCTCTCCCAGGTCACCTGTCAAAGGTAAACAACCTCAGAGTgaccaacaaacaaaaaaaaacattaaaaataaaaactgtgcaTCCTCTAATGCAGTTTCTCCCTGCTGCTCTCTGCAGGTTGATGTCATGCATGAACGTGACCTCTGCAGACGCTCAGGTGGAAGTAGGCGTCAAGTATTTCTACCTGCTGACTTGCAAACCTCAGGATTCCTAACTTCCAGCAACTCCATTTACTGACAAAGTCtgcaaatatttacagttttgtgtgGAGATTCATCTTAACACAATAAATGCTGCACATGTTCACATGTTTTTTCTATGTATATTTTCATCGCTAATGATTTTGCTGAATTTGGgttgttaaaaaaagtcaagtagACATTCTAAAAATCCATCAACGTGATCAGGATCTATCAAGATGGAACCAAAATCAGTACAAACTTGGAAGCAGCTGTGATGACATCATTCAATCCAAGTGTGAGCATGATGAGGGCAGAACAGCAACAACCATCAACATCCAAAACTCTCACCAAGGTGCAAATTAGACAACTAGATATAGACAACTCTATGTCTTCCTGTGAAAGATATAGAACTTGTTATTCCTATTGAggaatatcttttaaaaaaatcctaccTTGTTGGGAAAATAgaaatgattacaaaaaaatcagaggtcaatatttataatgtttttagaGACTTACCAAAAATTTAAgctaacttcagaaaaaaaagatttaagacTATAAGTCACTCTTATTTTAcgttattttgtttattatttggtGAGTAAATGTATGAGTGATTTATATTGCAATTGCAATGCAATATCAACCTTTTAATACTAAAGTTCTTGGAGATAATGTTACAAGAAAAGCTTTATTTCTATATTGTATATtgagagtgctgaccactacaccactcCTAGACTTTTGTTAGATTGGAATCACAAAGCAAAAATGATCATTACTCAGTTTATAAATGgactttttaccaaataaaaTGAAGAGCAGGAAAATCCCATAGTACAGGAcctagttaaaataaaaacagtcaacaaaaTTACAATCTTCTCGATCAAAACAGTCTTGCTTGATTTTAAGGAAAACAGCTTTATCCTACGTAGAAACTACAATTTTACAGAATCTGAACTATTAGACATATTAAAcacataataatttgaaaaaaatgtaaataataccccccccccccacccctccataaaattaagacatttaacagatgtttgagttttaaatcAAGATATCTTGTGAGGATGAAGCTGTTGAGACATGAATGCAGGATTTCTGTGTTGTTCCACAGACTGCCACTAGAGGGAgacatttgattaatttgtcACCTATCACTCAAGCAGAGCAGCTTTGGCAGAACCATCAAATTATGTCTAATTACTCTggcttttatatatttattacattttatttgtagaaaaatataaataaaataacaatacatttttaaaaggaccATCCTGTCTTTACTGTTACAGAGTCAGAATTAAGTTATTTATTAAACCTGCTTtcaattttggtaaaaaaaaaaaaaaaagta
This window contains:
- the zgc:162780 gene encoding putative methyltransferase DDB_G0268948 — its product is MTYRLFEGKDHAASYWKYRISPSDDLLQQVLGFLEKHNARPLELAVDVGCGSGQGTLLLAKHFASVVGTDVSPAQLEVALQHNTEPNVTYRQCVAEELPFADCSVDLVTAMSAFHWFDRARFLQEAHRVLKPRGCLALLNYTIDMELSFPNCSRQELNQICKEFYAALHPYCSPHLGQSSIQLYREAYESIPYPDKEWQECVWDRKHMPLSNFMGLVESFSSYQALLKDDPKRASSLSQVTCQRLMSCMNVTSADAQVEVGVKYFYLLTCKPQDS